A single Pantoea rwandensis DNA region contains:
- the serC gene encoding 3-phosphoserine/phosphohydroxythreonine transaminase — protein MTQVYNFSSGPAMLPVEVLRRAEQELTNWHGLGTSVMEISHRSKEFIAVAEAAEQDFRDLLKIPSNYKVLFCHGGARAQFAAIPGNLLGDAKSADYIDGGYWAHSAIKEAEKYCSPNTIDVKTTLDGKRALLPMREWQLNDDAAYVHFCPNETIDGIAIDEEPDFGDKVVVADLSSTIMSRPIDVSRYGVIYAGAQKNIGPAGLTLVVVRDDLLGKAQRYVPSILDYKVLAENESMFNTPPTFAWYLSGLVFKWLKEKGGVAEMDKVNQAKADLLYGVIDNSSFYRNDVAAANRSRMNVPFQLADAALDKVFLDESLQAGLHALKGHRVVGGMRASIYNAMPLEGVKALTEFMIDFERRHG, from the coding sequence ATGACGCAGGTTTATAATTTTAGCTCCGGCCCAGCGATGCTGCCGGTAGAAGTGCTCCGTCGTGCAGAACAAGAACTGACAAACTGGCACGGATTAGGCACCTCTGTAATGGAGATCAGCCATCGCAGTAAAGAGTTCATTGCTGTCGCTGAAGCCGCAGAACAGGATTTTCGCGATCTGCTGAAGATCCCATCGAACTACAAAGTTTTATTCTGCCATGGCGGCGCTCGCGCGCAGTTCGCAGCTATCCCTGGTAACCTGTTAGGTGATGCGAAATCCGCTGACTACATTGATGGTGGTTACTGGGCACACAGCGCGATCAAAGAAGCGGAAAAATATTGCTCTCCGAACACCATCGACGTCAAAACCACGCTTGACGGTAAACGTGCTTTGTTACCAATGCGTGAATGGCAGTTGAACGATGATGCCGCCTATGTGCATTTCTGCCCGAATGAAACCATTGATGGTATTGCTATCGATGAAGAGCCTGACTTTGGTGACAAAGTCGTGGTGGCTGATCTTTCTTCAACCATCATGTCTCGTCCTATTGATGTCAGCCGTTACGGTGTGATCTACGCAGGCGCTCAGAAAAACATCGGCCCAGCGGGATTAACGCTGGTGGTGGTGCGTGATGATCTGCTGGGCAAGGCGCAGCGTTATGTGCCATCTATCCTTGATTACAAGGTACTGGCTGAAAACGAATCCATGTTCAACACACCGCCGACTTTTGCCTGGTACCTCTCTGGCCTGGTATTTAAATGGCTGAAAGAGAAGGGGGGTGTTGCTGAGATGGATAAGGTTAATCAGGCAAAAGCTGACTTGCTGTATGGCGTCATTGATAACAGCAGCTTCTACCGTAACGATGTTGCTGCTGCGAACCGTTCACGTATGAACGTGCCGTTCCAGCTGGCTGATGCCGCGCTGGATAAGGTGTTCCTTGACGAGTCACTGCAGGCTGGCCTGCATGCACTGAAAGGGCATCGCGTGGTTGGCGGTATGCGTGCATCGATCTACAATGCGATGCCGCTGGAAGGGGTGAAAGCCCTGACTGAGTTCATGATCGACTTTGAACGTCGTCACGGCTAA